In the Alkaliphilus flagellatus genome, one interval contains:
- the lepB gene encoding signal peptidase I: MKKEIIEWAKTIIISLLAALLITTFALPTIVYGTSMAPTLDTYDLLLINKLLYKVQNPAYGDIVVFEFEPERKNMIKRVIGIEGDTVEINNGIVSVNGTELEEGYIYDTDISSRDLKIVVPKGKIFVLGDNRNDSRDSRSKEIGPVDKDIIIGKAYFRLFPFPKIGKIK; this comes from the coding sequence ATGAAGAAAGAAATAATTGAGTGGGCTAAAACCATTATAATTTCATTATTGGCTGCATTATTAATAACAACTTTTGCTTTACCAACAATTGTTTATGGAACATCAATGGCTCCTACATTAGATACTTATGATTTATTATTAATAAATAAATTATTATATAAAGTCCAAAATCCAGCTTATGGAGATATTGTCGTTTTTGAATTTGAACCAGAAAGAAAGAACATGATTAAGAGAGTTATAGGAATTGAAGGAGATACTGTTGAAATTAATAATGGTATAGTATCTGTAAATGGCACAGAGTTAGAAGAAGGATATATTTATGATACGGATATTTCTTCAAGGGATTTAAAAATAGTAGTTCCGAAAGGTAAGATTTTTGTACTAGGTGATAATAGGAATGATAGTAGGGATAGTAGAAGTAAGGAGATTGGTCCAGTAGATAAGGATATAATTATAGGAAAAGCCTATTTTAGATTATTTCCATTTCCTAAAATAGGTAAAATAAAATAA
- a CDS encoding GNAT family N-acetyltransferase has protein sequence MSIIIKPIEEIDAEELFEFEVENRSFFESIIPSRGDEYYKFDNFKSILKEIVEEQEEGLIYMYLIKDADNKIVGRVNLVSVIRGIFNKAELGFRIGKKYNGKGYATKAVKLILDEALNKHKLHRIEAGTAPENIGSQIVLIKNGFEFVGRSKQYIYLNGKWQDSINFERILD, from the coding sequence ATGTCTATTATAATTAAACCAATTGAAGAAATAGATGCAGAAGAACTTTTTGAGTTTGAAGTTGAAAATAGAAGTTTTTTTGAATCGATAATACCTTCAAGAGGTGATGAATATTATAAGTTTGATAATTTTAAATCTATATTGAAGGAAATAGTAGAGGAACAAGAAGAAGGTCTGATCTATATGTACCTAATAAAAGATGCAGATAATAAAATAGTTGGCAGAGTAAATCTTGTATCAGTAATAAGGGGAATCTTTAATAAGGCAGAACTGGGATTTAGGATAGGAAAAAAATATAATGGTAAAGGTTACGCTACAAAAGCTGTTAAGCTTATTTTAGATGAAGCCTTAAATAAACACAAGCTTCATAGAATAGAGGCAGGAACTGCACCAGAGAATATTGGTTCTCAAATTGTATTAATAAAGAATGGATTTGAGTTTGTTGGTAGATCTAAACAGTATATTTACTTAAATGGCAAATGGCAAGACAGTATAAACTTTGAAAGAATTCTAGATTAA
- a CDS encoding NUDIX hydrolase, producing MQGYNVILVYNMNLDKLLMCKRKKDPYKGLYNLVGGKIELGENGLNAAYRELYEETGISKGDIILKHLMDFKYYYQKCYVEVYVGKLQHNVNLVEEANELFWSDLNHDFFDMSIYAGEGNIGHMIEQVNMYKDIILGE from the coding sequence ATGCAAGGATATAATGTTATATTGGTTTATAATATGAATTTAGATAAATTATTGATGTGTAAACGTAAAAAGGATCCTTATAAAGGGTTATACAATTTGGTCGGTGGCAAGATAGAACTTGGAGAAAATGGACTTAATGCGGCGTATAGAGAATTATATGAAGAAACAGGTATTTCAAAGGGTGATATAATTTTAAAGCACCTTATGGATTTTAAATATTACTATCAGAAGTGTTATGTAGAAGTGTATGTAGGCAAACTCCAACATAATGTTAACCTTGTAGAGGAGGCAAATGAGCTGTTTTGGTCAGATTTAAACCATGATTTTTTTGATATGTCTATTTATGCAGGAGAGGGAAATATAGGGCATATGATTGAACAAGTAAACATGTATAAGGATATTATTTTAGGTGAGTAA